The region CCGAGGAATGTCAGACTCTTGGACTAGTCTATCTTTACCGACAACGGTGTCGAGTTCCTcagttgctttttgcatgatctctGGCACGTTCATCATCTCAGCAAGTGCCCACTCAACCGCATTAGATGGGTTATCGACTGCTGCAAACATCATTTCCTACATCCATAGATGCGAGGATAAATAAAGTAATCAGTACAACGCAACAGAAAAGGTCAATACATGTATAATATGGCTCAAAGAACAATGAATGAACTTTGCATTGAGCTTAAGGTGACATACTAACCGCTGTTTGTGCTCTAATTTCTTGTAGGGACAGCAATGGTTGTCCCTCAGCATCTTTAAGATGAACAAGGATGTCCAAAAAGTCTCTCGCCTCTTTCTTGTCACCACATTTCTCAAGAGTGGATGACCTTTCGCGGATCCGCTCCTCTATAATGGGATCATGCAACCGGTTGAGTGTTTGCAAGGCATCCTTGGAAACCTTTTCATGGCCATCCAGGTCGAGGCCTATGAGGGCTGGGAAGTAATCGGACACACAAAAGCTGTAGAGATGGTTGAGGGCTATGAAGAGAGCGGCAACATGTGCCACCTCATCATGTCCAGGCCCACTAGTGGATGAAGCTGGTAGGTCACTGAAGTATCTTTTACCGAACACAAGCCTTCTTATCATGTTACCAACGAAGTGTTGGGTTACatgacggacgttgacaatgttgcCTGGACATGCCAAGTCGCTGCAATGAGTTTTTTTAATGTACCTCACTAGGTGGTCGTACTCCTCTTTCCGGAGGTGGTGGAGCTTTCGCTCCATGGTCGAGGCAAGGATGTCAACAGTGAGGACACGCCTCATCTTCTTCCACTGGTCTCCGTGTGGTGAGAAGATGGAGCCCTTGTACCCGAAGCTGAATATGCCCGAGGCGAAGGTGGTGGGACGGGAGGCAAAAACTACATCATTTTTTCGTAGTACCTCAGAGGCCATCTGTGGACATGTCACAACAATGACATGAGTAGCTCCGAGACGGAGATCCATGATGTCTGTGTTCATCTCCTTGAGCAGGCCATGGATCCATCGGAATACCGCCGGCTTGTTCAGAATCACCTGATGCATGTTACCGATGATGGGCAGCGCCGCAGGCCCCGGGGGCAGCCTGCCTCGTCGCCCCCATTGCTCGTGGGACAATAGCACTCTTTTATTTCTCAAGAGAAAATACACCAGCATGGTGGCAATGATAACCAGAGTACCAAGAGCCATGTTGCACGAGCTGGTCAGGGTGTTATAGGAAGTAGGATAGAAGGCAATTTGTGGAACTAGTCGGTAATGGACAGATGTTTTAACAGTTGTGTTTGAAGACACTCTTGCTTGGTGCATCTTTGCTGGTTAGTTCTGCGGGTATTTATAGGACAGACAGGGGCATCATCCTTGACGTACATAATAATTATTTTTTCAGTTAGTGACTTCTTTCTTTGCCCCACGTGGCCACAGATACCATTCATGTCGCCTCATGCATGTTCAATGCATTCTGAAGAGTCCACCTCCTTTTGGTTAGACAAAATGATAGAGAGCAAATTAAGTGAATGTTGGCCACTAAGGTAGAGACGTTCTTCACTTGATCATCTCCATGAGCTCTTCCAATTGGCATAGTCAGAGAAGGCCTTTGCTGAGCTAGGTCACATGGAGTCTGTCCTTCATTCAGACTTTGCAGGTGAGAAGGAACCTTAAAAGTTTTACGGAAATCCTTCTCATTTCAGAGTGTCACAGGCATATAAAGATTTACAATTTTCCGGCCTCTATCCGATTGATGCACACAACCATCTATTATTACAAGCTTTCAACATCGGACGTTAGAGTATCTATAGCCGAGCGCCTTGTACCCACATCAAACGCCTAGACGGATGGCCCAGTTACTGACTGGTCAAGAAAAAGCGACGCAGTGGGGCTCCTCATACCGGCCCTAAATACCCGGGCTGACCGGCATCCCTCATATCCAGCACAAATCTAGGACGAAGATTGGAAGGTTCTAGCGCCCTCAGGCGCGTCTGCCATGT is a window of Triticum dicoccoides isolate Atlit2015 ecotype Zavitan chromosome 2B, WEW_v2.0, whole genome shotgun sequence DNA encoding:
- the LOC119361759 gene encoding tyrosine N-monooxygenase-like, translated to MALGTLVIIATMLVYFLLRNKRVLLSHEQWGRRGRLPPGPAALPIIGNMHQVILNKPAVFRWIHGLLKEMNTDIMDLRLGATHVIVVTCPQMASEVLRKNDVVFASRPTTFASGIFSFGYKGSIFSPHGDQWKKMRRVLTVDILASTMERKLHHLRKEEYDHLVRYIKKTHCSDLACPGNIVNVRHVTQHFVGNMIRRLVFGKRYFSDLPASSTSGPGHDEVAHVAALFIALNHLYSFCVSDYFPALIGLDLDGHEKVSKDALQTLNRLHDPIIEERIRERSSTLEKCGDKKEARDFLDILVHLKDAEGQPLLSLQEIRAQTAEMMFAAVDNPSNAVEWALAEMMNVPEIMQKATEELDTVVGKDRLVQESDIPRLNYLKSCIREAFRIHPYHALNVPHVAMADTTIAGYTIPKDRHILLSRLGLGRNPKIWTEPLQFQPERHLNTANVLLTDPGLRFISFSSGRRGCPGISLGTSMTMMLFARMLQGFTWTKLPGVKSISLQEGNAGLALAKPLVLQATPRLAAHLYI